The proteins below come from a single Papaver somniferum cultivar HN1 chromosome 11, ASM357369v1, whole genome shotgun sequence genomic window:
- the LOC113325018 gene encoding UDP-xylose transporter 3-like: MTESGKFQLGTIGALSLSVVSSVSIVICNKALISTLGFHFATTLTSWHLLVTFCSLHVALWMKLFEHKPFDARAVMGFGVLNGISIGLLNLSLGFNSVGFYQMTKLAIIPCTVLLETLFFRKLFSRSIQLSLSVLLMGVGIATVTDLQLNVLGSVLSLLAVLTTCVAQIMTNTIQKRFKVSSTQLLYQSCPYQAMTLFITGPFLDGLLTNENVFAFQYTPQVLVFIVLSCLISVSVNFSTFLVIGKTSPVTYQVLGHLKTCLVLAFGYILLRDPFSWRNILGIMVALVGMLLYSFFCTRETQAKSSEPAPQLSQAKESETDPLISLEGGTAVVPDDDVPKAPIWNSNKDLHDA, encoded by the exons ATGACTGAGAGTGGGAAGTTTCAGCTTGGAACCATTGGGGCATTGAGTCTTTCTGTTGTTTCGTCGGTATCGATTGTGATTTGCAATAAGGCTCTTATTAGTACTCTTGGTTTCCATTTTG CCACAACTCTGACGAGCTGGCATCTGCTGGTGACTTTCTGCTCGCTTCACGTGGCATTATGGATGAAACTTTTTGAACATAAACCATTTGATGCAAGAGCTGTAATGGGATTTGGTGTACTAAATGGGATATCCATTGGACTTCTAAATCTTAGTCTGGGTTTCAACTCCGTTGGGTTCTACCAG ATGACGAAACTGGCTATCATCCCCTGTACTGTCCTTTTGGAGACCCTTTTCTTCAGGAAACTTTTCAG TCGGAGTATTCAGCTTTCACTCTCTGTGCTTCTTATGGGTGTCGGAATTGCTACTGTGACTGATCTGCAGCTCAATGTTCTTGGTTCTGTCTTATCTCTGCTTGCAGTTCTCACAACATGTGTTGCTCAAATT ATGACCAATACCATTCAGAAGAGATTCAAAGTTTCTTCAACGCAACTTTTATATCAATCTTGCCCCTATCAAGCGATGACCCTTTTCATTACTGGTCCATTTCTGGATGGACTATTGACCAATGAAAATGTGTTTGCTTTCCAGTACACTCCTCAAGTGCTG gttttcatTGTCCTATCCTGCCTTATCTCTGTATCTGTTAACTTTAGCACATTTCTTGTAATTGGAAAGACATCTCCAGTCACCTACCAAGTCCTGGGACACTTGAAAACATGTCTAGTTCTGGCATTCGGTTATATTTTGCTCAGAGACCCATTTAGCTGGCGTAATATTCTTGGAATCATGGTTGCCTTAGTTGGAATGCTACTTTATTCTTTCTTTTGCACTCGTGAGACTCAGGCAAAATCCAGTGAACCAGCTCCACAATTGTCTCAG GCAAAGGAAAGTGAAACTGATCCTTTAATAAGTTTGGAAGGTGGAACTGCTGTGGTTCCTGATGATGATGTTCCCAAAGCCCCGATATGGAACTCCAACAAAGACCTCCATGATGCATAA